In a genomic window of Roseiflexus castenholzii DSM 13941:
- a CDS encoding TIGR01777 family oxidoreductase: protein MSAHKHIVITGATGLIGKALCRRLMARGDTVTVFTRRPDAARAVLPGATQYIAWDAATGGTWESVLETADAVVHLAGASIAGRRWTPAYKHEILESRTVSTHTLVEAMARASRRPSVFVCASGIDYYGPRGDEPVDENAPPGRNFLAQVCVAWEGEASRAADLGVRTVMMRTGIVLDRHEGALARLLLPFQLFVGGPILPGTQWWSWIHLDDEVGLIMRCIDDERASGPFNGVAPEPQRNRDFSATLGRVLGRPSWLPLPGFVLRLLLGEMAPALLIERQRAIPAKAQALGYPFAYPTLEPALRAALARLP, encoded by the coding sequence ATGTCTGCACACAAGCACATTGTCATCACCGGCGCAACCGGATTGATCGGCAAGGCGCTCTGCCGCCGCCTGATGGCGCGCGGCGACACGGTAACGGTATTTACCCGCCGACCAGACGCAGCGCGCGCCGTCCTTCCCGGTGCAACGCAGTATATCGCCTGGGATGCCGCAACCGGCGGCACATGGGAGTCGGTCCTGGAAACCGCCGATGCGGTCGTCCATCTGGCAGGAGCGTCGATTGCCGGTCGGCGTTGGACGCCTGCGTATAAACACGAAATCCTTGAAAGCCGCACCGTCAGCACGCACACATTGGTCGAAGCAATGGCGCGCGCTTCCCGGCGCCCTTCGGTCTTCGTCTGTGCGTCCGGCATCGACTACTACGGTCCACGGGGCGATGAGCCGGTCGATGAAAACGCACCGCCAGGGCGCAACTTCCTGGCGCAGGTGTGCGTAGCGTGGGAAGGTGAAGCATCTCGTGCTGCGGACCTTGGCGTTCGCACTGTTATGATGCGCACTGGGATTGTGCTTGATCGCCATGAGGGCGCCCTGGCGCGGTTGCTGCTGCCGTTTCAACTGTTTGTCGGCGGTCCCATTCTGCCGGGAACGCAATGGTGGTCCTGGATTCACCTGGACGACGAAGTAGGACTGATCATGCGCTGCATCGACGATGAGCGCGCCAGCGGACCATTCAACGGCGTGGCGCCGGAACCGCAGCGGAACCGCGACTTCAGCGCGACCCTTGGGCGCGTGCTGGGGCGACCGTCGTGGCTGCCGTTGCCCGGCTTTGTGCTCCGCTTGCTGCTCGGCGAAATGGCGCCGGCCCTGCTCATCGAACGGCAACGCGCCATACCGGCAAAAGCGCAGGCGCTCGGCTATCCGTTCGCCTATCCGACATTGGAACCGGCGCTGCGCGCGGCGCTTGCGCGCTTGCCATAG
- a CDS encoding phytoene/squalene synthase family protein, with the protein MASLQHSARIPVRAFGEREAPIRDAAALLANLRHLAEPDIIGHETPSTDALPSLTLDAAYQYCVEVTRVNSRSFHLSSQLLPREKRLAVRALYAFCRASDDTVDRATGDPARTLANWVARVHAPHPPADHPVLLAWDDTVRRYALPRALVDELLAGIAMDLTIHRYETFDDLWLYCYRVASVVGLLSMHIIGHRDGAAPYAVKLGVALQLTNILRDVGEDARRGRIYLPQEDLRRFGLTDDDILHGRRDDRFRALMRFEMERAHALYDESWPGIALLDPDGRMAIAAAAEIYRGILPRIVANDYDVFQKRAYVPFTGKIAILWRAYRKLNRLIREHR; encoded by the coding sequence ATGGCATCGCTCCAGCATTCTGCCAGAATACCGGTTCGAGCATTCGGTGAGCGTGAAGCGCCGATCCGCGATGCTGCGGCCCTGCTCGCTAATCTGCGCCACCTGGCTGAACCTGATATCATTGGGCACGAGACGCCTTCGACCGATGCTCTGCCATCACTGACACTCGATGCAGCGTATCAGTATTGTGTCGAGGTGACGCGCGTCAACTCGCGCAGTTTTCACCTCAGTTCACAGCTTCTGCCGCGCGAAAAACGACTGGCTGTTCGCGCCCTGTATGCGTTCTGCCGCGCCAGCGATGATACCGTAGATCGCGCGACCGGCGACCCGGCGCGCACGCTGGCAAATTGGGTGGCGCGCGTCCACGCGCCACATCCGCCTGCCGATCATCCGGTTTTGCTCGCATGGGACGATACTGTGCGGCGTTACGCTCTTCCGCGCGCCCTCGTGGACGAGTTGCTGGCCGGCATTGCGATGGATCTCACCATCCACCGATATGAGACGTTTGACGATCTCTGGCTCTACTGCTACCGTGTCGCTTCTGTGGTCGGTTTGCTCTCGATGCACATTATTGGGCACCGCGATGGCGCTGCGCCGTATGCGGTGAAACTTGGCGTGGCGCTGCAATTGACCAATATTTTGCGCGATGTTGGCGAAGATGCGCGACGCGGACGAATCTATCTCCCGCAGGAAGACCTGCGTCGCTTTGGGTTGACGGATGATGATATTCTTCATGGTCGACGCGATGATCGCTTCCGGGCTTTGATGCGCTTCGAGATGGAACGCGCACACGCCCTGTACGATGAGTCCTGGCCCGGTATTGCACTGCTCGATCCAGACGGTCGGATGGCTATTGCTGCGGCTGCGGAGATCTATCGTGGCATTTTGCCACGCATCGTCGCCAACGACTACGACGTGTTCCAGAAACGCGCCTACGTTCCATTTACCGGCAAGATCGCCATTCTCTGGCGCGCCTACCGCAAACTCAATCGTCTGATCAGAGAGCATCGCTGA
- a CDS encoding MerR family transcriptional regulator, whose protein sequence is MAQPPSLGQLSTAPVFNTKAVARETGVPPDTFRAWERRYGIPCPQRTPGGHRLYSERDIAIIRWLRDRTAEGVNISHAIMLLTSVTDQAPPHVEPDANRSIDRMVEDLVVALTTFDAQNAERLVSEAFAIYPFEQVLLEVIQPTMVEVGERWHRGEINVAAEHFATEFVRRKLASLLNVFENQPQRDTIVVGCAPQELHDLGVMFASLFLVRRGWHVVYLGAQVPLADLLETIRKVRPKLVCLSASTLETAMNLLEVARAVRQEFPHVHFGYGGRIFNVNPELCAAIPGVFLGQDARELVQTVSSIMANNGASIPPQRS, encoded by the coding sequence ATGGCGCAACCTCCATCTCTTGGGCAACTTTCGACAGCGCCCGTTTTCAATACTAAAGCCGTCGCGCGCGAAACCGGCGTCCCGCCTGACACGTTTCGCGCCTGGGAGCGGCGCTACGGCATTCCCTGCCCGCAGCGCACGCCGGGCGGTCATCGTCTCTACTCGGAGCGCGACATTGCGATTATTCGCTGGCTGCGCGACCGCACTGCCGAAGGGGTCAACATCAGCCATGCCATTATGCTGCTGACAAGCGTGACCGACCAGGCGCCGCCGCATGTCGAACCGGATGCCAACCGCTCGATTGATCGCATGGTCGAGGACCTTGTGGTGGCGTTGACAACCTTCGATGCCCAAAATGCCGAGCGCCTGGTGTCGGAAGCGTTTGCGATCTATCCGTTCGAGCAGGTGCTGCTGGAGGTGATCCAGCCAACGATGGTGGAAGTCGGCGAGCGCTGGCACCGCGGTGAGATCAACGTTGCGGCGGAGCATTTTGCGACTGAGTTTGTGCGACGCAAACTGGCGAGCCTGCTGAACGTTTTCGAGAACCAGCCGCAGCGCGATACGATTGTGGTCGGATGCGCACCGCAGGAACTGCACGACTTGGGAGTGATGTTCGCCAGTCTCTTCCTGGTGCGTCGCGGATGGCATGTGGTCTACCTGGGCGCCCAGGTGCCGCTTGCCGACCTGCTCGAAACCATTCGCAAGGTCCGCCCAAAGCTCGTCTGTCTGTCGGCTTCAACGCTCGAAACCGCGATGAACCTGCTGGAAGTGGCGCGAGCCGTCCGGCAGGAGTTTCCCCACGTTCATTTCGGGTACGGCGGGCGTATCTTCAATGTCAATCCCGAATTGTGCGCCGCTATTCCAGGGGTGTTCCTGGGCCAGGATGCGCGCGAACTGGTGCAAACCGTCAGTTCGATCATGGCGAATAATGGTGCATCCATCCCCCCTCAACGCTCGTAG
- a CDS encoding WD40/YVTN/BNR-like repeat-containing protein gives MAKATLLFLATDDGLTLLSDPANQGRWLRSAHHFQGSAVQSVWVDHSNPLITLIIAAGRIHRSTDGGQTWMAPAINDPLAPSSVLYGAPRQPLFVGLLAGDTLFASDDAGAHWRRIALPGAYGAFAIDDAGRFYGARDRQVMVSDDRGATWKPYGAPLPNVPRVLRAAPGMANVICALADGRVYAIERENWRCIDGIPGKATTCTALAGAPPTLLAALTDGGVVRGSLDGWEPPIAALPWKGAATILKPAGYHMDTAFAASAMGEVAISTDRGRSWNLVRRGLAAVRDIAAARLA, from the coding sequence ATGGCAAAAGCGACACTTTTGTTTCTGGCAACCGATGATGGACTGACGCTCCTCAGCGATCCCGCCAATCAGGGGCGCTGGCTGCGCAGCGCGCATCACTTCCAGGGATCGGCGGTACAATCGGTCTGGGTCGATCATTCCAACCCGCTGATCACCCTGATCATCGCCGCCGGACGCATCCATCGCAGCACGGATGGCGGGCAGACATGGATGGCGCCGGCCATCAACGATCCGCTGGCGCCGTCATCCGTGCTGTACGGCGCCCCGCGCCAACCGTTATTCGTGGGGTTGCTGGCGGGTGATACGTTGTTTGCCAGCGATGATGCAGGCGCGCACTGGCGCCGGATCGCGCTCCCCGGCGCATATGGCGCGTTTGCCATCGATGATGCCGGACGGTTCTACGGCGCGCGAGACCGTCAGGTGATGGTAAGTGACGATCGCGGCGCGACATGGAAACCGTATGGTGCGCCGTTGCCGAACGTTCCTCGTGTGTTGAGAGCGGCGCCTGGCATGGCAAACGTCATCTGTGCGCTCGCCGATGGGCGCGTATACGCCATTGAACGCGAGAACTGGCGGTGTATCGACGGCATACCGGGCAAAGCGACCACTTGCACGGCGCTGGCAGGCGCACCGCCAACACTCCTTGCAGCGCTGACCGACGGCGGAGTCGTGCGCGGTTCTCTCGACGGTTGGGAGCCGCCGATTGCTGCGCTTCCCTGGAAAGGCGCTGCAACAATCCTCAAGCCTGCCGGTTATCATATGGATACCGCGTTTGCCGCATCTGCCATGGGAGAGGTTGCGATCAGCACGGATCGGGGACGTTCCTGGAACCTTGTGCGCCGGGGGCTGGCAGCAGTGCGCGACATTGCTGCCGCTCGCCTGGCATGA
- a CDS encoding methyltransferase domain-containing protein produces the protein MYDALLPDLRCPTCAGALDLGDARRDAAGEIISGALRCACGAVYPIRDGIADFLGPPRPPTIAQLTNELPATAWAYERLWRPFALTLLSGESFPYQRELALVTEWIEATRGGLMVDVACSNGLYARALAQAIRHVPGHVVGIDHARPMLREARQRARAAGVRVSYLRASAQSLPVASSAASGVTIGGSLNEIGDLDACLREVRRILARDGRFVTMTLLKGQSAVGRTVQHIVSAGGIAFWSPEELLRRFRAAGLYPQRDEQYGIVLFTLACPSSPS, from the coding sequence ATGTATGACGCTCTCCTGCCAGATCTGCGCTGCCCGACATGCGCCGGAGCGCTCGATCTCGGTGACGCACGCCGTGATGCTGCCGGAGAGATCATATCCGGCGCGCTCCGCTGCGCCTGCGGTGCAGTCTACCCGATCCGCGACGGCATTGCCGATTTCCTGGGTCCTCCCCGTCCGCCGACGATTGCGCAACTGACGAATGAACTCCCGGCGACCGCCTGGGCATACGAACGTCTCTGGCGTCCATTCGCGCTGACGCTGCTGAGCGGCGAGTCGTTCCCGTACCAGCGCGAACTGGCGCTGGTGACGGAATGGATTGAGGCGACACGGGGCGGGTTGATGGTTGACGTCGCCTGCTCAAACGGGTTGTACGCGCGCGCGCTGGCGCAGGCAATACGCCACGTTCCGGGGCATGTCGTTGGCATCGACCATGCGCGACCCATGCTGCGCGAGGCGCGCCAGCGCGCGCGCGCCGCTGGAGTGCGGGTTTCTTACCTGCGCGCCTCGGCGCAGTCGTTGCCGGTCGCCAGCAGCGCGGCATCCGGCGTAACCATTGGCGGGTCGCTCAACGAAATCGGCGATCTCGATGCCTGTCTGCGTGAGGTGCGACGCATCCTTGCCCGTGATGGCCGCTTCGTGACCATGACCCTGCTCAAAGGGCAGAGCGCTGTCGGGCGTACTGTGCAACACATCGTTTCCGCCGGCGGCATTGCGTTCTGGTCGCCTGAGGAACTGCTCCGGCGCTTTCGTGCTGCCGGGTTGTATCCGCAGCGCGACGAACAGTACGGCATTGTTCTGTTTACGCTGGCATGCCCGTCCTCGCCATCGTAA
- a CDS encoding DUF309 domain-containing protein, which translates to MDHYLEGIRLFNAGEYWHAHEQWEICWLASAQSEAMFYKGIIQAAAALEKWKRGQPRGMRLNYVKSRPKLAAFSPWMRGLHVAALITAMDQFVLNGGPPAPVPRITLDPPTAAALAAHIRSLEAASRHV; encoded by the coding sequence ATGGATCACTATCTCGAGGGAATTCGGCTCTTCAATGCCGGCGAATACTGGCACGCCCACGAGCAGTGGGAAATCTGCTGGCTCGCTTCAGCGCAGTCGGAGGCGATGTTCTACAAAGGCATCATTCAGGCGGCAGCGGCGCTTGAGAAGTGGAAGCGCGGGCAGCCGCGCGGCATGCGCCTTAACTATGTGAAGAGCCGTCCCAAACTTGCGGCGTTCAGTCCCTGGATGCGCGGCCTCCATGTCGCGGCATTGATTACTGCAATGGATCAGTTCGTTCTGAACGGAGGTCCACCGGCGCCTGTTCCGCGCATCACCCTCGATCCGCCGACTGCTGCCGCGCTCGCTGCGCATATCCGCTCGCTGGAAGCCGCATCGCGCCATGTATGA
- a CDS encoding rhodanese-like domain-containing protein, which produces MHPFFRAPYLDLTTDQVKAKLDRGDPFRFIDVREPEEYAIARIEGAELLPLSRAAEWIGTLDPGQEYVFFCHHGQRSAYVAAYVASNLGFTRVANMTGGIEEWSLRIDPSVPRY; this is translated from the coding sequence ATGCACCCGTTCTTTCGTGCGCCCTATCTTGATCTTACGACTGATCAGGTCAAAGCGAAACTCGACCGAGGCGATCCGTTCCGTTTCATTGATGTGCGTGAGCCGGAAGAATACGCAATTGCCCGTATCGAAGGAGCGGAATTGCTGCCGCTCAGCCGCGCCGCCGAATGGATCGGCACGCTTGACCCTGGACAGGAGTACGTCTTTTTCTGTCATCACGGTCAACGCAGCGCCTATGTGGCGGCGTATGTCGCATCCAACCTGGGGTTCACGCGCGTAGCGAATATGACCGGCGGCATCGAGGAGTGGTCGTTGCGGATCGACCCTTCCGTGCCACGCTATTGA
- a CDS encoding HesB/IscA family protein, producing the protein MATIEQDVINQHQESEFPPVLEITEGASLRLQSMMKERNLEGYGLRVFVSGGGCSGLQYGMTFDNEERFGDTVWNAHGLRIMVDPISARYLTGATISYQQDNMLAGAFKIDNPNAVSSCGCGHSFRTKEQQGTDDDYDGYGNGGGCCSSH; encoded by the coding sequence ATGGCAACCATCGAACAGGATGTGATCAACCAGCATCAAGAGAGCGAATTCCCGCCGGTGCTCGAAATTACGGAAGGCGCATCCCTGCGCCTGCAAAGCATGATGAAGGAACGTAACCTCGAAGGGTATGGTCTGCGCGTCTTCGTTTCCGGCGGCGGATGCTCCGGCTTGCAGTATGGGATGACCTTCGACAACGAGGAGCGCTTCGGTGATACAGTGTGGAATGCGCACGGTCTGCGCATTATGGTGGACCCGATCAGCGCGCGGTACCTCACCGGCGCCACGATTTCGTACCAGCAGGACAATATGCTGGCGGGCGCATTCAAGATCGACAATCCGAACGCAGTGTCGAGCTGCGGTTGCGGTCACTCGTTCCGCACGAAGGAACAGCAGGGGACCGACGACGATTACGACGGGTACGGCAACGGCGGCGGTTGTTGCAGCAGCCATTAG
- the moaA gene encoding GTP 3',8-cyclase MoaA, with product MQYDDVRRMTIPLYTAEQARQARPFYPTDTPAHDSYGRRIDYLRISLTDRCNMRCVYCMPEIGMQFMPRPELLTTDELLLVVRAAARAGFRKIRLTGGEPTLRPDIVEIVREIKRIPGITHLAMTTNALRLEKLAEPLKAAGLDRVNISIDTLDPEKFRNMTRGGSFEKVWAGIEAADRVGLHPLKLNSVVVRGMNDDEVPRLAALTLRYPWEMRFIEVMPLTGVADLAQSSVVTSAELIARLESVYGPLEDLGLAPADSARRYRIPGAPGKLGFISSVSEPFCATCNRMRLTSDGRLHLCLLRDHEVDLRAAIRSGATLDEIEQIIRYAVALKPWGHGLPDGVLPTLRGMSELGG from the coding sequence ATGCAGTACGATGATGTACGCCGGATGACCATTCCGCTATACACGGCCGAACAAGCACGGCAGGCGCGACCGTTCTACCCGACCGATACGCCAGCGCACGATTCGTATGGACGCCGGATCGACTACCTGCGCATCTCGCTGACCGACCGTTGCAACATGCGGTGTGTTTACTGCATGCCGGAGATCGGCATGCAATTTATGCCGCGCCCGGAGTTGCTGACGACGGACGAACTGTTGCTGGTGGTGCGCGCGGCTGCCAGAGCCGGATTTCGCAAAATCCGATTGACCGGCGGCGAACCGACGTTACGCCCCGATATTGTCGAGATTGTGCGGGAGATCAAGCGCATCCCCGGCATTACTCACCTTGCCATGACGACCAATGCGCTGCGGCTGGAAAAACTCGCCGAACCGCTGAAAGCCGCCGGTCTCGACCGGGTGAATATCAGCATCGACACGCTCGATCCGGAGAAGTTTCGGAATATGACACGCGGCGGATCGTTCGAGAAAGTCTGGGCAGGAATCGAAGCCGCCGACCGTGTGGGGTTGCACCCGCTCAAACTCAATTCGGTCGTTGTGCGCGGGATGAACGACGACGAGGTTCCACGCCTGGCTGCGTTGACGCTCCGCTACCCGTGGGAGATGCGCTTCATCGAGGTGATGCCGCTGACCGGCGTGGCAGACTTGGCGCAGAGCAGTGTGGTGACGAGCGCCGAACTGATTGCGCGCCTGGAGTCAGTCTATGGTCCGCTCGAAGACCTCGGACTGGCGCCGGCCGACTCGGCGCGACGCTACCGCATCCCCGGAGCGCCGGGCAAACTGGGGTTCATCAGTTCGGTGAGCGAACCGTTCTGCGCCACGTGCAACCGGATGCGGCTGACGTCCGACGGGCGCCTGCACCTCTGTTTGCTGCGCGATCATGAGGTTGATCTACGCGCCGCCATCCGTAGTGGCGCCACACTCGATGAGATCGAGCAGATTATTCGCTACGCCGTGGCGCTCAAACCCTGGGGTCATGGCCTGCCCGACGGCGTGCTGCCGACACTGCGCGGCATGTCGGAACTCGGAGGATAG
- a CDS encoding Mrp/NBP35 family ATP-binding protein yields the protein MGLFSRHNDRPSEQAVLQALATVQEPELGGDLVSRKMIKNLVIDGDTVRFAVELTTPACPLKDQIQRECEEALETIAGIPRNRVSIEFTAQVRPRGGIPEQVAIPGVNHVVAVSAGKGGVGKSTVAVNLAVALAREGAQVGLLDADVYGPSVPLMMGVRSQQPEAVSGPDGEPRMLPIEAHGIKMMSIGFLIDDRQPVIWRGPMVSQLLRQFLYQVLWAPLDYLIIDMPPGTGDIALTLAQSLQNAGLTGVVTVTTPQQVATADVLKSMEMFRKVNVPLLGIIENMAYFIAPDTGKRYDIFGSGGAARLAGQLGIPLLGQIPLGLSIREGGDHGQPAVLSNEPDAYADVFREVARKLAARISVMEYA from the coding sequence ATGGGTCTCTTTTCACGCCATAACGACAGGCCGAGCGAGCAGGCGGTGTTGCAGGCGCTGGCGACGGTGCAGGAGCCGGAACTCGGCGGCGATCTGGTATCGCGCAAGATGATCAAGAATCTGGTCATCGATGGCGATACCGTGCGCTTTGCCGTGGAATTGACCACCCCCGCCTGTCCGCTCAAGGATCAGATTCAGCGCGAATGCGAAGAAGCGCTCGAAACAATCGCCGGCATTCCGCGTAATCGGGTAAGCATCGAGTTTACCGCGCAGGTGCGTCCACGCGGCGGCATCCCCGAACAGGTCGCCATCCCCGGCGTCAACCACGTCGTCGCCGTCTCCGCCGGCAAAGGCGGCGTCGGCAAATCGACGGTCGCAGTCAACCTGGCGGTGGCGCTCGCGCGCGAAGGGGCGCAGGTTGGGCTGCTCGACGCCGATGTGTACGGTCCGTCGGTGCCGCTGATGATGGGGGTGCGCTCGCAACAACCCGAGGCGGTGAGCGGTCCCGACGGTGAGCCGCGTATGCTGCCCATTGAGGCGCATGGCATCAAAATGATGTCGATCGGCTTCCTGATCGACGACCGGCAACCGGTCATCTGGCGCGGTCCGATGGTGTCGCAGTTGCTGCGGCAGTTCCTCTACCAGGTGTTGTGGGCGCCGCTCGATTATCTGATCATCGACATGCCCCCCGGCACCGGCGATATTGCGCTGACCCTGGCGCAGTCGCTCCAGAATGCCGGGCTGACCGGCGTGGTCACCGTCACAACGCCGCAGCAGGTGGCGACCGCCGATGTGCTCAAGAGCATGGAGATGTTCCGCAAGGTGAATGTGCCACTGCTCGGAATCATCGAAAATATGGCATACTTCATTGCGCCCGATACCGGCAAACGCTACGACATCTTCGGCTCTGGCGGCGCGGCTCGCCTGGCAGGGCAACTCGGCATTCCATTGCTTGGGCAAATCCCTCTTGGGTTGAGCATCCGCGAGGGAGGCGACCATGGTCAACCGGCGGTGCTCAGTAACGAGCCGGACGCCTATGCCGACGTTTTCCGCGAGGTTGCGCGCAAACTGGCGGCGCGCATTAGTGTGATGGAATATGCATAG
- a CDS encoding ABC transporter ATP-binding protein, whose translation MDRWTFVADVFARAHAIHSKLLSMTDYAVITDHLTRRFGSFVAVHEVSLHVSYGEVFGFLGPNGSGKTTTIRMLCGLLTPSSGRGRVLGLDIARDQEAIRRRIGYMSQKFSLYGDLTARENLTFYADVYGLPRAERATRIDALIDLAGLRGHDRVLTADLPGGWRQRLALACAIVHRPQVLFLDEPTSGVDPEARREFWDLIYDLAGEGVTVFVTTHFMDEAEHCNRIGLMYGGRLVALDAPMALKRTTFDGAVLEVEGTPQERARTTLLAQPGVRSVAPHGARLHVIVDDAALRLPHLAAALESAQVSDVHIEPIDPSLEDVFVAIVDRYLGKQPDSPDESATR comes from the coding sequence GTGGACCGTTGGACGTTCGTCGCTGATGTATTCGCACGCGCTCACGCCATTCACTCTAAACTCTTGAGCATGACCGATTACGCTGTCATAACCGATCATCTGACGCGCCGTTTCGGTTCGTTCGTAGCGGTGCATGAAGTCTCGTTGCACGTATCCTATGGCGAAGTCTTCGGTTTTCTGGGACCGAACGGCTCCGGCAAAACCACCACGATCCGCATGCTCTGCGGGCTGCTGACACCGAGCAGCGGCAGGGGGCGCGTTCTAGGACTCGACATTGCGCGCGACCAGGAAGCCATTCGCCGACGGATCGGCTACATGTCGCAAAAGTTTAGTCTCTACGGCGATCTGACGGCGCGTGAAAACCTGACATTCTATGCCGACGTGTACGGTCTTCCGCGTGCCGAACGCGCCACACGCATCGACGCATTGATCGACCTTGCCGGACTGCGCGGGCACGACCGGGTGCTGACCGCAGACCTGCCGGGCGGCTGGCGGCAACGCCTGGCGCTGGCATGCGCCATCGTTCATCGTCCGCAGGTCCTCTTTCTGGACGAGCCGACGAGCGGCGTCGACCCGGAGGCGCGCCGCGAGTTCTGGGACCTGATCTACGACCTGGCAGGCGAAGGGGTGACTGTCTTTGTCACCACTCACTTCATGGACGAAGCCGAGCACTGCAACCGCATTGGACTGATGTACGGCGGCAGACTGGTCGCCCTCGACGCACCAATGGCGCTCAAGCGCACGACGTTCGACGGCGCCGTACTGGAAGTTGAGGGCACGCCGCAGGAACGAGCGCGCACCACCCTGCTGGCGCAACCCGGCGTGCGCAGCGTGGCCCCGCATGGCGCCCGGCTCCACGTCATCGTCGACGACGCAGCGCTTCGGTTGCCGCATCTTGCCGCAGCCCTGGAGTCGGCGCAGGTGTCCGACGTTCACATCGAACCAATTGATCCGTCGCTCGAAGATGTGTTTGTGGCGATTGTAGATCGGTATCTGGGGAAGCAGCCAGATTCTCCAGACGAGTCAGCCACTCGTTGA
- a CDS encoding universal stress protein, protein MTRHILLPLDGSTTAEAVIPYAVSLARATGASLLLLRIVTPGEISQSLFWKTTIPAELRREWTEEVLARTNMYLASVAERLHSMSLRVSFDVQPADDAAAAIIARAEHEPGVGLIAMTTHGYGGALRWAFGSVAAKVLHAAPTPLLVVRSNGGARPPVAEVAYRTICVPLDGSLLAEQALAEAQLIAARTGAALVLISVVAHTDDGAIEAREYLERIADQLRARQIDARARVAEGAPAEQIIRAAEAEEADLIVMATHGRTGLQHLWLGSIATKVVHDSALPVLLVRAQDEEALYQSPVTIRHGHPEQSEGSCATRSDSSLSLP, encoded by the coding sequence ATGACGCGGCACATCCTTCTTCCGCTCGATGGGTCCACGACTGCCGAAGCCGTGATTCCTTACGCCGTATCGCTGGCACGTGCAACCGGCGCCTCGCTCCTGTTGCTGAGGATCGTGACACCCGGCGAGATCAGCCAGTCCCTCTTCTGGAAGACGACCATTCCGGCAGAATTGCGCCGGGAATGGACCGAAGAAGTGCTGGCGCGCACCAACATGTACCTGGCGAGTGTGGCAGAACGGCTGCACTCGATGAGTCTGCGCGTATCGTTCGACGTGCAGCCGGCCGATGACGCTGCTGCCGCCATCATTGCGCGTGCAGAACACGAACCTGGAGTGGGATTGATCGCAATGACAACTCACGGCTACGGCGGCGCGCTGCGCTGGGCATTCGGCAGCGTCGCCGCGAAGGTGCTGCACGCTGCGCCGACGCCACTGCTCGTCGTGCGCTCAAACGGCGGCGCGCGCCCGCCGGTCGCCGAAGTCGCCTACCGCACCATCTGCGTCCCGCTCGACGGTTCACTGCTCGCGGAACAGGCGCTTGCCGAAGCCCAACTGATCGCCGCACGCACTGGCGCTGCACTCGTGCTCATCAGCGTCGTCGCACATACCGACGATGGCGCCATCGAAGCGCGCGAGTACCTGGAACGAATCGCCGATCAGTTGCGCGCCCGCCAGATAGACGCGCGCGCGCGAGTCGCCGAAGGCGCGCCTGCCGAACAAATCATCCGCGCGGCAGAAGCAGAGGAGGCCGATCTGATTGTCATGGCGACCCATGGACGCACCGGTTTGCAACATCTATGGCTGGGCAGCATTGCAACAAAGGTGGTGCACGACTCGGCGCTGCCGGTGTTGCTGGTGCGCGCACAAGATGAGGAAGCCTTATACCAATCACCTGTGACCATCCGGCATGGTCACCCCGAGCAGAGCGAGGGGTCGTGCGCGACCCGCTCAGATTCCTCGCTGAGTTTACCCTGA